The sequence CTTTGGAACCCAGATTGATTCGAACACCGGAGAGGCGTAGACTGACCACACTGTTTGCGGACGAACGAGCGGGCTCAGGCTGAAATATGAACTGATCCGGCCGGGAGCTGAGGAGGCTTCGATATGAAACTGATACGATCTCGATTGGGGATCATTTTCTGCATTGCCTTGGTCGCAAGCGTCGGGACCCTGGCGTCCCGACAGCAACCACCCGCTTCACCCAAAACCCCCACCGGCCAGAACCCCCCGCAGGTTGGAAAGTCGGGTGCCCCTTCAACACCCGATCAAATGAAGCAGAGTGGGGTCGCCTCGAAAGAAAAGAAAAGTGCCCCGGCAAAGACCAGCACTGAAAAAGCGAGGCTCATTCTGGATCAAGCCTACCAGTTGGCCCTGAATGCGAAGCCGGCGGCAAGAGCGGAGGCTTTAGCTGAAATTGCAGATGCGCTGGCTCAGGTCGATAAACCGAGGGCCGCGGTGATTTACCGGACTGCCTTTGAAGCCACCCAAGACATGCCAATCGAGGAAGAGCAGAAGAACGGCAGGATAGAGGTTCGCGCTCAAATTCAGAGCTACCTTGCTGTGGGGTTGGCGGACATCGATCCCGAAGCGGCCATGGAATTGGCCAACCGCGTCGATCCGCCCCTTTATACCGACGAATCCATGTCGGTCTTCCGGCGGGGTGGAGGAAACAACTATCGTGCGCGAGCCATCCAGCAGGTCGTCATGAAACTGGCGGACAAAGACCTTTCCAAGGCAATGATCCTGATTCTGCCGACCCTGAAGGATAATGAATTCCCTTATAGTGCCATTCTTCCCCTGGCAGGCCGATTGAAAAAGGAGGCGCCCGACAAGGCCGAACTTCTCTTCAGTGAACTCTTGCGGCACTTTGCCGCCTCGCCGCCGACAGTCAGCGAGGTGCTGGCGTTCCCAACGGTGATTCGAGCCTTTGCTGACTTGAATCGCAACCTTGCGTTGCAGGCCGTTGACACCACGCTTCAAAAGATCCCTCAGATGGAAGAAGCGGTTAAGAAGGAGACTGAAAAACATCCGGCACGACCAGGTCAACCCAGCCCTGATTTTGGCGCACTGACAAAATCCTTGCTGCTGCCTACCTTGCGGATGCTGGATCCCCAACGTGCCGCAGCGCTCGAAAAGGAGGTTCAACCGTACGTTGAAAAGAGGGACAAGGAAACAGGCGGCATGTTCAGCGCCGCCCGGATGAATCCAGAGGTCGACCCCACAAGTTCCGGGCAGAGGCAGCAGGAGAAGATGTTGGAAAAAGCCGATCTCGATAAAATGCCGGAGGCGCAGCGCGACCGGTTCAGCATTTCCACTGCCTTAAGCCTTGCCCAGTCGAATCCGGCCAAGGCCCAGGATGTCTCGAAATACATCACCGAGGACAGAAATAGGGCCTGGGCTCTGGCAGCCATCGCCGGTGGTTTTGCCGCGAGCGACAAGGAGAAAGCACGCAGCGTGCTCAGCGAGGCTGCCTCGCTTGCAGAAAAAGTGAAGGTGAAGGAGGACCGTGCCGTTCTCTTTGCGATGCTCGGCGAAGGTGCTGTCCGGATCGATCGCGAGCTGGCCAAACGGTATTACCTCACTTCGTTCGAAAACTTCGATCAGACCCTGGAAGAGCTCAAACAACCGGCCGCCACAGAAAAGGAGCAGACGGCGAACGAGGAGAAGATCGAGCAACTCTCACAGCGCTATTCGATGGCTGTGGCCGACTACTCGAACGTTGATTTTGACGGGGCGGTGGAGCGTGCCCGGCAGATTAAGAATGAAGAGGAGAAGTTGCCTACGCTGATTCGCCTGGCGACGCGAGTCCTCGCTCCAAACAGTCGGATTCCGCGCATTCAGTTTCTTGGCAAAGATCCAAGGCTCCCCTGAGGACATAAATTCCGTCCCGTCAGGCCACGGGGCGTGTATTCTCACCGCTGATGAATCGGGGCGCGGACTGAGGACCAATCCGTCGGGACGGATTCAAAACCAGCCCCACTTCGTGTGGTTTGTGCTGTATTGTTTTGTCGTGTCGAGGGGGAAGAGCCAAATCCTCACTTGCGAAACACGGCGAGCTTGCGCGCAAGTTCCAGGAGGAGAATCCTCAGTGCCTGGTTATTCGACTTGATGAGAAGGAGTAACTGTTCCATTTTGATACCCGCTGGTTCACTTTGAATTGAATTCCGCATCGTCTCAATCAACGATGCAGATAAGAAGCAGAGGGAGCGAGTCGGGTTGCATGAATTTCAAAAATGATGAGTGTTGGCGCGCCCTTCAATCCTGCCTCGAGAAACCGTCTCGCAATCTGTAACGAGGAGGGCCGGATCTTCGTCATTTCATTCTTGAGCGAGGGTCAAAAGAGGTGAAGTGTGCGTGGCTTGCGGCTCTCGTTGAAAGAAAAGTTTTCATACCTCAAAGGCGTCGGTTCTCGGGGATAAAATGAGTTTCCTGGCGATTATTAAAGTGGCGGTGATGGCGTTAAAGCGCCACAAGCTGCGCTCCGTGTTGACGATGCTGGGCATCATCATCGGGGTGGGGGCGGTCATTGGCGTGTTCGCCATCGGAAGCGGCGCGAAGAAGATGATCGACGACCAGATCGCGCAGGCCGGCACCAACCTGATTTTCATCAGTCCCGGGACGCAGACGGCGGGCGGGATTCACTGGGGCATGGGATCCATCACCACGATGGTGGATGACGATGCGAAGGCCATCGAGCGCGAGTGCACGGCGGTCTCGGAGGTCACTCCGGGCATGCGGACCCAGTCCCAGGTGGTGGCGGGGGGGCAAAACTGGTCGACCGGAATTACGGGGCACAACCAGCTCTTTCCCACGATCCGCAACTGGCCGGTCGAATCGGGCGCTTTCTTCTCGGAACAGGACGTGGCTTCGGTGGCGCGCGTTGCCGTGATCGGCAAGACCGTCGGCGAGAATCTCTTTGGAAACCAGGATCCCATCGGGCAAATGATCCGCATTAAGGGCCAGCCGTTCAAGGTGGTGGGGACCCTGATCTCCAAGGGCCAGGACGCCATGGGACACGATCAGGACGACACAGTCGTTATTCCTTACACCACCCTTCAAAAGAAACTGCTGGGCATCACCTATCTGCACTTCATTATCGCCTCGGCCTCAACCACGGAGGCCATCCCGCTCGCGCAAGAGCAAATTGATTCTTTATTGCGCCAGCGGCATGGCATCCAGCCGGGCCAGGACGCCGACTTTTTTATTCGAACCCTTTCTGACATGGCCAAGATGCGCAACGAGTCGAACCAGGTGATGACCTACCTGCTTCTGGTGATCGCTTCCGTGTCCCTGCTTGTCGGGGGGATCGGTGTCATGAACATCATGCTCGTCTCCGTCACCGAACGGACGCGCGAGATTGGCATCCGCATGGCGGTCGGCGCGAAATCCCGGGATCTCCTGCGTCAGTTCCTGCTTGAAGCCAGCACCCTGTCCTTGTTTGGCGGTTTGGTTGGGATCGGCCTGGGGACCCTCGCTTCTTCGCTGATCACAAACTTCCTTCAGTGGCCGACCACGATCTCGGTCTTGTCAGTCATACTGGCCTTCACGGTGTCCGCCACCGTCGGCATCGTCTTCGGTTTTTATCCCGCCTGGAAAGCCGCGCAACTGGATCCCATCGACGCCCTGCGGTACGAGTAAAACAAGTCAAATTGCGGACGGTGAAACGTGTGACCGCTGACGCCGGGAACCCTCTTAGCTATAAAAGCCTTTCGGTGGTATCCTGCCTCCCACATAAGAGTCCTGGGCTGCTTGCATTATGAATTTAGAAAGTTACCCGCTGGATAAACTTTTCCATTTTGTCGCTGGAATCATTCCGGGCTTCGTGGCCCTCTTGATTTACGAAGCAGCCACTCCGGGGACACTCAGATGGTTCTTCACCCTCGGATCCCTGGGATACAACACAAAACTCCTCCTCGTTTTCATTGTGGCGTTCATTATCGGAAACAGCCTCACTGCATTCCTAAACCTCTTTCTGGGATTCATCTGGAGCGTGTTCGGCAGCTTCTTAATCGGGCGAGGGTACGGATCAGCGCGTTCCCGCGGCATCCCTCCCTGGCAGGATCCCCGGTGGCGGGCAGTTTTGAAAGATCACCTCGGACCGCACGCGCCGAGCGACAGCGGCGTGATTTCCGAATATAGCTTCAAACAACGGACTGGTGTGATCGATCTCCTGCCCGAAGATGAACGGCCTGCAAAGCGCGCTGAGCTCGAACGCGAGCGCATCAACGCGGATATAGACGACACCGCTTGGGAGCGATGGTATGAACATTACCATCAGGTTGTTCTCCAACAGGAAAACCAGGATTTTGAATACAAAATGAGAGAGGGGTTGTATTTCAATTTGGAAACAACCTCACTGTACGTTGTGGTTAGCGCCACCTTTGTTCCAAGCCTCCGGCACTGGTGGTGCCTTTTTCCAGCCTGCCTGTGGCTTGTCATTTTTGTATGGAAGATGAATTGGGAATTTCGTCGAATCACGGACAAGTGGTTAACGTTGCAGGCCCAGATCAAATTTCTTTCAGAACGTGCCCATTCACCGGCAGGGGCTGATAA comes from Terriglobia bacterium and encodes:
- a CDS encoding ABC transporter permease; the encoded protein is MSFLAIIKVAVMALKRHKLRSVLTMLGIIIGVGAVIGVFAIGSGAKKMIDDQIAQAGTNLIFISPGTQTAGGIHWGMGSITTMVDDDAKAIERECTAVSEVTPGMRTQSQVVAGGQNWSTGITGHNQLFPTIRNWPVESGAFFSEQDVASVARVAVIGKTVGENLFGNQDPIGQMIRIKGQPFKVVGTLISKGQDAMGHDQDDTVVIPYTTLQKKLLGITYLHFIIASASTTEAIPLAQEQIDSLLRQRHGIQPGQDADFFIRTLSDMAKMRNESNQVMTYLLLVIASVSLLVGGIGVMNIMLVSVTERTREIGIRMAVGAKSRDLLRQFLLEASTLSLFGGLVGIGLGTLASSLITNFLQWPTTISVLSVILAFTVSATVGIVFGFYPAWKAAQLDPIDALRYE